One window from the genome of Echinicola vietnamensis DSM 17526 encodes:
- a CDS encoding SusC/RagA family TonB-linked outer membrane protein, translating to MMKYIKFISVCYVLLVLFPLHLRAQDAKKINIEPVVRASSGDPIRGAIVTSDLDDYSAVSDSLGTVKLAVTTNAYLAVEAPGYETKILQAHVGLEEIVLYPYLEGEEVLVAFQSKDKRDIMGGVSYVNMPEILNKNYITYPLDGMEAFVGGYNGNLWGNNSYLTLVDGVPRDIGSVMPTEIAQITFLKGVNAIALYGSRGAKGVLLVTTKRGVANTQTIDVRTNAGVNVPKSYPKYLGSGEYMSLYNEARANDGLSPLYTEEDIYNHSSGNNPYRYPNVDYYSDDYLQKAYTRYDATMEISGGNEKARYYTNLGFWTEGSVLDFGQAAENGNERFNVRGNVDINLNDYISAKVDAAAIFYNGRGINADYWGGSTTLRPYRFTPLVPIDMLSPDDEVSQSYVQSSQHLIDGKYLLGGTQLDQTNPIAGSYAGGSSKYTSRQFQFNAGVDADLSNVLEGLSFNSLFGLDYATTYNLSFNNDYAVYQPTWTNFNGIDEIASLAKYGQDASSKTQNISNSWFRQTLSFSGQFNYQKNIDNRHHISTMLIANGFQTSESAIYHKASNANLGLYGSYNYKEKYYLDFSGAIVHSAKLAPGNRNAFSPTVSLGWRLSEEDFLVSSSVLDDLRLSVSGGILHTDLDIEEYYLYKGIYTDEGSWYEWKDGLNNYATDVRRGENLELAMPKREEISVELDASLFDKLITLNGSFFTSKMTGLFVQNDNIYPNYFSTGWPVSSWIPYINYNNDQRTGADFQLNLNKRIGQVDWSLGFSGIYYTTKASRRSENFEFDYQSRVGKPLDGLWGLESMGFFTGVDDIENSPQQAFGEVKPGDIKYKDQNGDGIINAQDEVYLGRGGWSGAPLTMGVNITASYKNFTFFALGTARTGGYAMKTNDYFWVNGDDKYSEVVRGRWTESTKDMATYPRLTTLNGANNFRNSDFWMYSTNRFDLSRVQLSYTFPSNMFGERFLKGLDIYANGANLLTISPNREILEMNIGSAPQTRFYNVGIKAKF from the coding sequence ATGATGAAATATATAAAATTCATTTCGGTATGCTATGTCCTTCTAGTGCTATTTCCATTGCACCTGAGGGCGCAGGATGCCAAGAAGATAAACATTGAGCCTGTGGTCAGGGCCAGTTCCGGGGATCCTATCCGTGGAGCCATCGTGACCAGTGATCTGGATGACTACTCGGCCGTATCCGATAGCTTGGGCACCGTAAAGCTGGCAGTGACCACCAATGCCTATCTGGCAGTGGAGGCTCCAGGCTACGAGACCAAAATCCTTCAGGCACATGTGGGACTGGAAGAAATCGTACTGTATCCTTATCTGGAGGGAGAGGAAGTCTTGGTGGCTTTTCAATCCAAAGATAAGCGAGATATCATGGGTGGTGTATCGTATGTCAATATGCCCGAAATCCTCAATAAGAATTACATAACCTACCCTTTGGATGGGATGGAAGCTTTTGTGGGAGGATATAACGGTAATCTATGGGGAAACAATAGCTACCTCACGCTAGTGGATGGTGTACCCCGCGACATTGGCAGTGTGATGCCTACGGAAATTGCGCAAATAACATTTCTGAAAGGCGTAAATGCCATTGCACTCTATGGAAGCCGAGGGGCAAAAGGGGTATTATTAGTCACTACAAAAAGAGGGGTGGCCAATACCCAGACGATCGATGTCCGTACCAATGCCGGTGTCAATGTTCCCAAAAGCTATCCGAAATACCTGGGATCGGGTGAATACATGAGTCTCTACAATGAGGCCAGGGCCAATGATGGACTCAGCCCTCTCTATACCGAAGAGGACATCTATAATCATTCCTCAGGAAACAATCCTTATCGTTATCCCAATGTCGACTATTATTCGGACGACTATCTACAGAAAGCCTATACGCGTTATGATGCCACCATGGAGATTTCCGGTGGCAATGAAAAGGCCCGATACTATACCAACCTGGGTTTTTGGACAGAGGGTTCCGTGCTGGATTTTGGGCAGGCTGCCGAAAACGGCAATGAGCGGTTCAACGTGCGTGGAAATGTGGACATCAACTTGAACGACTACATTTCCGCAAAAGTGGATGCCGCAGCCATTTTTTACAATGGAAGGGGGATCAATGCAGATTATTGGGGAGGATCCACCACCTTGAGACCTTACCGCTTCACGCCGCTGGTGCCGATCGATATGCTGTCGCCCGATGATGAGGTTTCGCAGAGTTATGTACAGAGCAGCCAGCACCTGATTGATGGCAAGTATCTGCTTGGCGGTACCCAGCTGGACCAGACCAATCCCATTGCGGGCAGTTATGCTGGAGGATCGTCTAAGTATACCAGCAGACAGTTTCAGTTCAATGCCGGAGTCGATGCAGATTTGAGCAATGTTTTGGAAGGATTGAGCTTTAACTCCCTGTTCGGACTGGACTATGCCACTACCTATAACCTTTCTTTTAATAACGATTATGCAGTTTACCAGCCCACATGGACAAACTTTAATGGCATCGATGAAATTGCCAGCCTTGCCAAATATGGGCAAGATGCCAGCTCCAAAACGCAAAATATAAGTAATAGCTGGTTCAGGCAGACACTTTCCTTTTCGGGACAATTCAACTATCAGAAAAACATCGACAATAGGCACCATATTTCTACGATGCTCATTGCCAATGGGTTCCAGACTTCCGAGTCCGCCATTTACCACAAGGCCAGTAACGCCAATTTAGGGCTTTATGGAAGTTATAACTATAAGGAAAAATACTACTTGGACTTTAGCGGTGCCATTGTTCATAGTGCCAAGTTGGCACCGGGCAATCGGAATGCTTTCTCACCCACCGTGTCCCTTGGATGGCGGCTCAGTGAAGAGGATTTCTTGGTCTCATCCAGCGTATTGGACGACCTAAGACTGTCCGTATCCGGAGGGATTCTCCATACCGATCTGGACATCGAGGAGTATTACCTGTATAAGGGGATCTATACTGATGAGGGTTCTTGGTACGAATGGAAGGATGGCCTGAACAATTACGCCACTGATGTGAGAAGAGGCGAAAACCTGGAATTGGCCATGCCAAAGCGAGAAGAGATCAGTGTGGAGTTGGATGCTTCCCTATTTGATAAGTTGATTACGCTAAATGGTTCCTTTTTTACCAGCAAGATGACCGGCTTGTTTGTTCAAAACGATAATATCTATCCCAACTATTTCAGCACGGGATGGCCAGTATCCTCTTGGATTCCTTATATCAACTACAACAACGATCAGCGCACAGGAGCGGACTTCCAGCTGAACCTGAACAAACGGATTGGGCAGGTCGATTGGAGCCTGGGATTCTCGGGCATTTACTATACGACCAAGGCCAGCAGAAGATCGGAGAATTTCGAGTTTGATTATCAAAGTCGAGTTGGAAAGCCTTTGGATGGACTATGGGGATTGGAAAGCATGGGATTTTTTACGGGTGTCGATGACATCGAAAACAGTCCCCAGCAAGCATTTGGTGAAGTCAAGCCGGGGGATATCAAGTACAAAGACCAAAACGGAGATGGCATCATCAACGCTCAGGACGAGGTATACCTCGGCCGGGGAGGATGGTCCGGAGCGCCATTGACCATGGGGGTAAACATCACAGCCAGTTATAAAAACTTTACCTTCTTCGCCTTAGGAACCGCCCGTACCGGGGGGTATGCCATGAAAACCAATGATTACTTCTGGGTAAATGGCGATGATAAGTATTCCGAAGTGGTCAGGGGGCGTTGGACAGAGTCCACAAAAGACATGGCTACCTATCCACGACTGACCACCTTGAATGGAGCCAATAATTTCCGGAATTCGGATTTTTGGATGTACAGCACCAACAGGTTTGACCTTTCTCGCGTCCAGCTTTCCTATACCTTCCCAAGCAACATGTTTGGTGAGCGTTTCCTGAAAGGACTGGACATTTATGCCAATGGCGCCAACCTGCTGACCATTTCACCCAACAGGGAAATTCTCGAGATGAATATTGGCAGTGCCCCACAGACCAGGTTTTATAATGTTGGTATCAAAGCGAAGTTTTAA
- a CDS encoding RagB/SusD family nutrient uptake outer membrane protein → MKITIKIKLAITALVLMAGCSDLIDPAVENIQSKDMIRERPGMVQGLLLNAYLRIPTNGYNFSEMATDDAVSNDLDNAYLNMATGQWASNFNPVDRWNAANSAIQYLNEMLTEVGNTEYASNPQVNQMFLDRLTGETYALRALFMYYLLQAHGGMAGGELLGVPIFLEPQSVDSDFNMPRATFEDCMAQLYSDLNTAMDLLPMDYNNIGDASMIPSKYQDGGIGVNDYNRVFGDDAKQLVSGRIARAIRAQAALLAASPSFNLDNDQAKWADAATYAGQLLNDIGGISGLDPNGVTWYNNRSVIDGLGAGNNPPEILWRGSIGGPSNNLETQNYPPTLYGEGLVNPTQNLVDAFPMANGYPITDPAAGYSAAAPYADRDPRLAQFILLNGSTAGPTGETINTALDSDTNDGLNKVETSTRTGYYMRKLLRQDVNLDPVATTGQRHLQPRMRYTEFFLIYAEAANEAWGPMASGSFSYSAYDVIKAIRQRAGIGLDNNDAYLESIKGDQEAMRQLIRNERRLELSFEGFRFWDLRRWGADLTETAQGMRIQNEDDYSVIDVENRVYQDYMIYGPVPYSEMLKFSALQQNTGW, encoded by the coding sequence ATGAAGATAACGATTAAAATAAAACTGGCCATTACTGCCTTGGTATTGATGGCCGGCTGCAGCGATCTGATCGACCCGGCGGTGGAAAACATCCAAAGCAAGGACATGATCCGGGAAAGACCAGGAATGGTACAAGGCCTATTATTGAATGCCTATTTGAGGATTCCCACCAATGGCTACAATTTTAGTGAAATGGCCACGGATGATGCGGTCAGCAATGACCTGGACAATGCCTACCTGAACATGGCCACTGGACAATGGGCATCCAATTTTAACCCCGTGGACAGGTGGAATGCTGCTAATTCCGCCATCCAATACCTCAATGAAATGCTGACCGAAGTGGGGAATACCGAGTATGCCTCCAATCCACAAGTAAATCAAATGTTTTTGGACCGATTGACGGGCGAAACCTACGCATTGAGGGCACTCTTTATGTATTACCTGTTGCAGGCACATGGAGGAATGGCCGGAGGAGAGCTTTTGGGCGTTCCCATATTTTTGGAGCCACAATCGGTAGATTCCGATTTCAATATGCCCAGGGCCACTTTTGAGGATTGTATGGCACAGCTGTATTCGGACCTAAATACTGCGATGGATTTACTTCCCATGGATTATAACAATATCGGGGATGCATCGATGATCCCTTCCAAATACCAAGATGGCGGGATTGGAGTCAATGATTATAACAGGGTTTTTGGGGATGATGCCAAGCAATTGGTATCTGGAAGGATCGCACGAGCCATCCGAGCGCAGGCTGCCTTGCTGGCTGCCAGTCCTTCTTTTAACCTGGACAATGACCAAGCCAAATGGGCCGATGCTGCTACCTATGCAGGTCAATTGCTCAACGATATCGGAGGCATAAGTGGGTTGGATCCCAATGGCGTGACCTGGTACAATAACAGGTCGGTAATCGACGGACTGGGAGCCGGAAACAATCCTCCAGAAATCCTCTGGCGGGGGTCTATCGGTGGCCCTTCCAATAACCTGGAAACGCAGAATTATCCCCCAACACTGTATGGCGAGGGCTTGGTAAATCCCACACAGAATTTAGTGGATGCCTTTCCTATGGCCAATGGCTATCCCATTACCGATCCTGCCGCTGGATATTCGGCTGCGGCACCTTATGCAGACAGGGATCCACGATTGGCTCAGTTCATTCTACTCAATGGAAGCACTGCCGGTCCGACGGGGGAGACCATCAATACCGCCTTGGATTCGGATACCAATGATGGACTGAACAAGGTGGAAACATCCACGCGTACGGGGTATTACATGCGCAAACTTCTGCGTCAGGACGTAAACCTGGACCCAGTGGCCACCACGGGTCAGCGGCACCTACAGCCGAGAATGCGCTATACCGAGTTCTTTTTGATCTATGCCGAAGCGGCCAATGAGGCTTGGGGCCCCATGGCAAGCGGGAGCTTTTCCTACTCCGCCTATGATGTGATCAAGGCGATCCGTCAGCGCGCTGGAATAGGATTGGACAATAATGATGCTTACTTGGAATCCATCAAAGGTGATCAGGAGGCCATGCGCCAATTGATCAGAAACGAAAGGCGATTGGAGCTGAGCTTTGAAGGGTTCCGTTTTTGGGACTTGAGAAGATGGGGCGCAGACCTGACCGAAACGGCCCAGGGAATGCGGATCCAAAATGAGGATGATTATTCCGTTATAGATGTGGAAAACCGTGTGTATCAAGACTATATGATCTACGGTCCTGTTCCGTATAGCGAGATGTTAAAGTTCAGTGCCCTCCAGCAAAATACAGGCTGGTAA
- a CDS encoding DUF5627 domain-containing protein → MKNKIYLILVFSLVFSACENQDWDFPDFEYQTVYFAYQFPVRTITFGEDIFDTSLDNEGKFKLMVTTGGVYSSPTDVTVQIEVDESLAEGLLFEEGGEEIQVLSSEYYQLNSETVTIPKGTVAGGVEVQLTGAFFSDPRAVNRTFVLPVRITEVMNADSVLSGTPVVENPKRAIADDWFPAPKDFTLYAVKYINEWHGNYLRRGRDVITGKNPAIIDETLVRHEENVVDDEINELVTRSMTEVVFPLTLTGEGGVNVSADLLLTFNDEGNCTISAAEDGYTVTGTGRFVKDGEKASWGNQDRDALYLEYEIDMEQMHVATVDTLVLRDRGVGMETFNPVLK, encoded by the coding sequence ATGAAGAATAAAATATATTTAATCCTAGTATTCTCGTTGGTTTTCAGCGCTTGCGAAAACCAGGATTGGGATTTTCCCGATTTCGAATACCAAACGGTTTATTTTGCCTATCAGTTTCCGGTGAGGACGATCACCTTTGGGGAGGATATCTTTGACACCTCTCTAGACAATGAAGGCAAATTCAAGTTAATGGTGACCACAGGAGGCGTTTATTCCTCTCCAACTGATGTGACCGTTCAGATAGAAGTGGACGAATCTCTGGCCGAGGGGCTGCTGTTTGAAGAAGGTGGGGAGGAAATACAAGTGCTTTCTTCTGAATATTACCAGCTAAATTCCGAAACAGTGACCATCCCCAAAGGCACAGTGGCCGGAGGGGTGGAAGTACAGCTTACCGGAGCATTTTTTAGCGATCCCCGAGCAGTGAACAGAACTTTTGTCCTTCCTGTAAGGATCACGGAAGTGATGAACGCGGATTCGGTATTGTCCGGCACTCCCGTGGTAGAAAATCCCAAAAGAGCGATAGCGGATGACTGGTTTCCTGCTCCCAAGGACTTTACGCTTTATGCCGTCAAATACATCAATGAATGGCACGGCAATTACCTGCGTAGGGGCAGGGATGTCATTACGGGTAAAAATCCAGCCATTATAGATGAAACGTTGGTCCGCCATGAAGAAAATGTGGTGGATGATGAAATCAATGAATTGGTAACGCGGTCCATGACCGAAGTGGTGTTTCCGCTTACCTTGACCGGAGAGGGAGGAGTGAACGTTTCCGCGGATCTCCTGCTGACTTTCAATGATGAGGGAAATTGTACCATTTCTGCTGCTGAGGACGGTTACACGGTTACCGGAACAGGACGTTTTGTGAAAGATGGCGAGAAGGCCAGCTGGGGAAACCAAGATCGGGATGCGTTATACCTCGAATATGAGATCGATATGGAGCAGATGCACGTGGCCACCGTGGATACTTTGGTTCTCAGGGATCGTGGTGTGGGTATGGAAACGTTTAATCCTGTGCTTAAGTAA
- a CDS encoding endo-1,4-beta-xylanase, with protein MKTRYINILGILALGLGTSCVDYVPTDEYQVEKPESIALQEELNAYLPLKSYVDSIAHPDFILGGAVSQSEYADKGVMYRLINSNFNEITAGYGMKHGAVVQADGSLLLDGVNAMYEAAAAAGTSIYGHTLCWHANQNAGYLNGLLEPLVVNSPAFANELDLSPALEGDLSGWDTQGEVAIAQNEGMGTGTPAFKLSAGESVSEPSNLQLVTPEMTIVPGNEYEIVAYVKSDIPAEGRISFEGLENNEPEMDWMSTGEISATFQTSMSWKEIRIRVNDFQGETFKIKFDLGYTPGATTYLDINNLYVFDPNGEPMINNLVVDGDFEAGTGWGGWGNGSTRGITEDGMGFGGEGKAFFVTNPSVTGGFWEVQTSYEFAEPLENGEAYKLSFWVKGDAEGIIRPELQSPDYSSNGYGQVMVTKEWQQVELTTTATADDRSRLIFSYGEFAGTVYIDNVVLSSASFSGGSTTLVQKTPEEKEAIISGELERWIAEMVTNSKAHVKAWDVVNEPMDDGNPHELKTGIGKTDMASDEFYWQDYVGKDYAVKAFQWAREYGNPDDLHFINDYNLEYNLDKCQGIIDYVAYLESQGAQVDGIGTQMHIGIDSNKQNIAKMFEMLAATGKLIKVSELDVRVNSSTPTAEILQQQSEMYKYVVDMYLQYVPESQRYGITVWGITDSPDDANWLPGEHQGLWDLDLNRKPAYVGFVEGIQGL; from the coding sequence ATGAAAACAAGATATATCAATATACTGGGAATACTCGCTCTGGGGCTCGGTACATCTTGTGTGGACTATGTGCCCACAGATGAATACCAAGTGGAAAAACCTGAAAGTATTGCCCTGCAGGAGGAATTGAATGCGTATTTGCCTCTAAAGTCCTATGTGGACAGTATTGCCCATCCTGATTTTATCCTTGGTGGAGCAGTAAGCCAGTCCGAATATGCGGATAAGGGAGTCATGTACCGCTTGATCAACAGTAATTTCAATGAAATCACGGCCGGCTATGGTATGAAACATGGAGCTGTCGTACAAGCAGATGGCAGCCTTTTACTGGATGGAGTAAACGCTATGTACGAAGCTGCAGCAGCGGCGGGAACCAGCATTTATGGTCACACGCTCTGTTGGCATGCCAATCAAAATGCGGGGTACTTGAATGGTTTGCTGGAACCGCTCGTGGTCAATTCCCCTGCTTTTGCCAATGAACTGGACCTTTCGCCAGCGTTGGAAGGTGACCTTTCCGGATGGGATACCCAAGGGGAAGTGGCTATCGCCCAAAATGAAGGAATGGGAACGGGAACGCCTGCCTTTAAGCTAAGCGCAGGGGAGAGCGTTTCGGAGCCTTCAAACCTGCAACTGGTCACCCCTGAAATGACCATTGTCCCTGGAAATGAATACGAGATCGTGGCCTATGTCAAATCTGATATACCTGCAGAGGGAAGAATCAGCTTTGAAGGCTTGGAGAACAACGAGCCTGAAATGGATTGGATGTCCACCGGTGAGATCTCGGCGACTTTTCAGACTTCCATGTCTTGGAAAGAGATTCGGATTAGGGTAAACGATTTCCAAGGGGAAACCTTCAAGATCAAATTTGACCTAGGCTATACGCCCGGTGCCACCACCTACCTGGATATCAATAACCTGTATGTCTTTGACCCCAATGGAGAACCAATGATCAATAACCTTGTCGTGGACGGGGATTTTGAGGCAGGTACCGGCTGGGGCGGCTGGGGCAATGGCTCCACCCGTGGCATTACAGAGGACGGAATGGGTTTTGGTGGAGAAGGAAAGGCCTTTTTCGTGACCAATCCATCGGTGACTGGCGGTTTCTGGGAAGTGCAGACCTCCTATGAGTTTGCTGAGCCACTGGAAAATGGCGAAGCTTACAAATTGTCCTTCTGGGTAAAAGGTGATGCCGAGGGCATCATCCGTCCTGAGCTCCAGAGTCCGGATTATTCCTCCAATGGTTATGGCCAGGTGATGGTGACGAAGGAATGGCAGCAGGTGGAGCTCACTACGACGGCCACTGCTGATGATAGAAGCCGGTTGATCTTTAGTTATGGAGAATTTGCCGGCACAGTTTACATCGATAATGTGGTCCTGAGCAGTGCCTCTTTTTCCGGTGGTTCTACCACGCTGGTACAAAAGACACCTGAGGAAAAAGAAGCCATCATTTCAGGTGAACTTGAGCGCTGGATAGCCGAAATGGTGACCAACAGTAAAGCACATGTAAAAGCTTGGGATGTGGTGAACGAACCCATGGATGACGGTAATCCTCACGAACTGAAAACGGGCATTGGCAAGACCGATATGGCATCAGATGAATTTTACTGGCAGGACTATGTGGGCAAAGATTACGCGGTCAAAGCCTTCCAATGGGCCAGGGAATATGGAAATCCCGATGACCTTCATTTTATCAATGACTATAACCTGGAATACAACCTGGACAAGTGTCAGGGCATTATCGACTATGTGGCCTATCTGGAAAGCCAAGGCGCGCAAGTGGACGGCATCGGTACACAGATGCATATCGGCATTGATTCCAACAAGCAAAATATTGCCAAGATGTTCGAAATGCTGGCGGCCACGGGCAAGCTGATTAAGGTCTCCGAGCTGGACGTAAGGGTCAATAGCTCCACACCGACCGCGGAAATCCTCCAACAGCAATCTGAAATGTACAAATACGTGGTGGACATGTACCTGCAATACGTGCCGGAATCGCAACGGTACGGCATCACAGTCTGGGGCATTACCGACAGTCCGGATGATGCCAATTGGCTGCCGGGAGAACACCAGGGGCTTTGGGACCTTGACCTCAATAGGAAACCAGCTTATGTTGGTTTTGTGGAGGGAATTCAGGGATTGTAA
- a CDS encoding endo-1,4-beta-xylanase: MSRTKRMAGVFQTSIKCLLASALLFSACKGNAQHEENSTLKTAFEDKFAIGTAMNAWQISGRDSAATKIIKDQFSAIVAENCMKSGRLQPEEGEFTFDLADQFVEFGEQNDMLINGHTLIWHSQAPRWFFTDAEGQDVSREVLIERMKTHIHTVVGRYKGRVDTWDVVNEAILDDGSYRESKFYQIIGEDFIKLAFQFTHEADPDAELYYNDYSMAEPGKREGVVRMVKKLQAEGVKIDGIGMQGHIGLHHPEIREFEKSLEAFADLGVEVMVTELDLTVLPSPWDDQGAEVSKNFDYEDKMNPFPNGLPDEVRDAFDARYLEFFALFLKHQDKISRVTLWGVADQHSWRNGWPIRGRTDYPLLFDRENKAKPIVEKLIKLTKQ; this comes from the coding sequence ATGTCGAGGACTAAACGAATGGCAGGCGTTTTTCAAACTTCCATAAAGTGCCTGTTGGCTTCTGCGCTATTGTTTAGCGCATGCAAAGGCAACGCACAACATGAAGAAAATAGCACCCTGAAAACCGCCTTTGAAGATAAATTTGCAATAGGCACAGCCATGAATGCCTGGCAGATTTCCGGCAGGGATTCTGCCGCCACCAAGATTATTAAAGACCAGTTTAGCGCTATCGTGGCGGAGAACTGCATGAAGAGTGGCCGCCTGCAGCCAGAGGAAGGGGAATTTACGTTTGACCTAGCCGATCAGTTTGTGGAATTTGGGGAGCAAAATGATATGCTCATCAATGGCCATACCTTGATCTGGCATTCCCAGGCACCAAGGTGGTTTTTCACAGATGCAGAAGGGCAGGACGTATCACGCGAAGTGCTGATCGAGCGGATGAAAACGCATATCCATACCGTGGTCGGAAGGTACAAGGGCCGAGTGGATACCTGGGATGTAGTCAACGAGGCCATCTTGGACGATGGCAGTTATCGGGAAAGTAAGTTCTACCAGATTATCGGAGAGGATTTTATCAAATTGGCCTTTCAGTTTACCCATGAGGCTGATCCTGATGCTGAGCTGTATTATAATGACTATTCCATGGCTGAGCCCGGGAAAAGGGAAGGGGTCGTTCGCATGGTCAAAAAGCTCCAAGCTGAAGGCGTCAAGATTGATGGGATCGGCATGCAGGGGCATATTGGCCTGCACCATCCTGAAATCAGAGAATTTGAAAAAAGCCTTGAAGCCTTTGCCGATTTGGGTGTGGAAGTGATGGTCACCGAGCTGGACCTTACCGTGCTTCCTTCCCCTTGGGATGACCAAGGGGCTGAGGTCAGCAAAAACTTTGACTATGAGGACAAAATGAATCCTTTTCCCAATGGGCTCCCCGACGAGGTGAGGGATGCTTTTGATGCGCGTTACCTGGAGTTCTTCGCTTTATTCCTTAAGCACCAGGACAAGATTTCTAGGGTTACCCTTTGGGGAGTGGCCGACCAGCATTCCTGGAGAAACGGCTGGCCGATTCGAGGCAGGACAGATTATCCCTTGCTCTTTGATCGGGAAAATAAAGCAAAACCAATAGTGGAAAAGCTTATAAAACTAACCAAGCAGTAA
- a CDS encoding glycoside hydrolase family 43 protein: MRKINSLLPVITLVMAFLMSHTAMAQAQAAKNPIIHADVPDMSMVRVGDTYYMSSTTMHMSPGVPIMKSKDLVNWELINYAYDRLGEVDAINMENGKNAYGAGSWASCLRYHEGMYYVSTFSSTTGKTYIFTTDDLENGPWESHSFSPSYHDHTLFFDDGKIYLIWGGGKLSMVEVKEDLSGVKPGTERVLIENATAPSGPDVMLPAEGSQLFKVDGNYYLFNISWPQGGMRTVIVHRADQINGPYEGRVMLQDKGVAQGGLIDTPDGTWYAYLFRDYGAVGRIPYLVPVQWQDGWPVLGAAGKVPDQLDLPANKSLIPGIVASDDFDRKKKDRDLPLVWQWNHNPDPEHWSVRKRKGFLRLTTARVDKTLVDAKNTLTQRTIGPYCEGIIKMDVSDMKDGDFAGLALLQKLYGQVGVKAVNGEKVLVMVNADAGEPEEIERIPFHANTVYLKATGDFTERKDEANFYYSLDGKDWKPIGSTLHMKYTLPHFMGYRFGLFNYATKSPGGHVDFDFFHITDTRR; the protein is encoded by the coding sequence ATGAGAAAAATTAACAGTTTACTCCCTGTAATTACTTTAGTGATGGCTTTTTTAATGAGTCATACCGCGATGGCACAGGCCCAGGCCGCAAAAAATCCCATCATCCATGCGGATGTACCGGACATGTCCATGGTACGCGTAGGCGATACCTATTACATGAGCAGTACCACGATGCACATGAGCCCAGGCGTTCCTATAATGAAGTCAAAGGATTTGGTCAATTGGGAACTGATCAATTACGCTTATGACCGTTTGGGAGAGGTGGATGCCATCAATATGGAGAATGGTAAGAATGCCTACGGGGCAGGATCTTGGGCAAGCTGCTTGAGGTATCATGAGGGAATGTACTATGTCAGTACATTTTCTTCCACTACCGGCAAAACCTACATTTTCACTACCGATGACCTTGAAAATGGTCCTTGGGAATCGCATTCCTTTTCTCCTTCCTATCATGACCACACCCTATTTTTTGATGATGGTAAGATTTACCTGATCTGGGGTGGAGGAAAGCTCAGCATGGTGGAGGTCAAGGAAGATCTGTCTGGCGTCAAACCCGGCACAGAGCGGGTTTTGATCGAGAATGCTACGGCTCCTTCCGGTCCGGATGTGATGCTTCCTGCTGAAGGTTCCCAACTCTTCAAGGTGGATGGTAACTATTACCTTTTCAATATTTCTTGGCCACAGGGTGGCATGCGCACCGTTATCGTGCATCGCGCAGATCAGATAAACGGCCCTTATGAAGGGAGGGTCATGCTTCAGGACAAAGGTGTGGCCCAAGGAGGGCTGATCGATACGCCAGATGGTACATGGTATGCCTATTTATTTAGGGATTATGGGGCCGTAGGAAGAATTCCCTACTTAGTGCCTGTCCAGTGGCAAGATGGATGGCCTGTGCTGGGAGCAGCCGGAAAAGTACCCGATCAATTGGATCTTCCTGCTAATAAAAGCCTGATTCCAGGAATTGTAGCCTCGGATGATTTTGACCGGAAAAAGAAAGACAGAGACTTGCCCTTGGTCTGGCAGTGGAACCATAACCCGGATCCTGAACATTGGTCTGTGCGTAAGCGAAAGGGCTTTCTACGCCTGACCACTGCAAGAGTGGACAAGACGTTGGTGGATGCGAAGAATACCCTGACCCAACGGACTATTGGGCCATACTGTGAGGGAATTATCAAGATGGATGTTTCTGACATGAAGGACGGTGATTTTGCAGGCCTTGCCCTGCTCCAGAAGCTGTACGGCCAAGTAGGGGTAAAGGCAGTCAATGGTGAAAAGGTCCTTGTCATGGTCAATGCCGATGCGGGAGAACCGGAAGAAATCGAACGAATTCCATTCCATGCCAACACTGTTTACCTGAAAGCCACCGGTGATTTTACCGAACGAAAGGATGAAGCCAACTTCTATTACAGCTTGGACGGAAAAGACTGGAAGCCTATCGGATCCACTTTGCACATGAAATATACCCTTCCCCATTTTATGGGTTACCGGTTTGGGTTGTTTAACTACGCCACCAAATCGCCAGGAGGCCATGTCGATTTCGACTTCTTTCACATTACCGATACACGACGCTAA